Proteins encoded by one window of Dryocola sp. LX212:
- a CDS encoding glutathione S-transferase: protein MKLIGNYTSPYVRKISVILLEKGITFEFVNDNPWVEDSHTPRYNPLGKVPALVTADGEYWFDSPVIAEYLELLDIAPALIPREPIEALKMRQLEALADGIMDAALLSVREQQRPPAQQSETELLRQREKISRGLDMLEAHAGDKTLTAEPLTVASIAVACAVGYLNFRRVSPGWCVNRPHLVKLVEELFSRESFARTEPPTA, encoded by the coding sequence ATGAAACTGATCGGCAATTACACCAGCCCGTACGTGCGGAAAATTTCCGTGATCCTGCTGGAAAAGGGCATTACCTTCGAGTTTGTGAATGACAATCCGTGGGTCGAGGACAGCCACACCCCGCGTTACAACCCGCTGGGGAAGGTCCCGGCGCTGGTGACCGCCGATGGCGAATACTGGTTCGATTCACCGGTCATTGCGGAGTACCTCGAGCTTCTGGATATCGCTCCGGCGCTGATCCCTCGTGAACCCATAGAGGCCCTGAAAATGCGCCAGCTGGAAGCGCTTGCCGACGGCATTATGGACGCAGCCCTGCTTTCCGTGCGCGAACAGCAGCGCCCTCCCGCCCAGCAGTCCGAAACCGAACTGCTGCGCCAGCGGGAAAAAATCAGCCGTGGCCTGGACATGCTGGAAGCTCACGCCGGTGACAAAACCCTGACGGCTGAACCCCTCACCGTTGCCAGCATCGCCGTTGCCTGCGCGGTGGGCTACCTGAATTTCCGCCGCGTTTCGCCCGGCTGGTGCGTAAACCGCCCGCATCTGGTGAAGCTGGTCGAAGAGCTGTTCAGCCGCGAAAGTTTTGCCCG